A single genomic interval of Macadamia integrifolia cultivar HAES 741 chromosome 6, SCU_Mint_v3, whole genome shotgun sequence harbors:
- the LOC122082891 gene encoding uncharacterized protein LOC122082891 codes for MIVTGEEDSLECPICWESFNLVENVPHVLWCGHSLCKTCLLSLQPAEIKFPILSIHIPVLLSCPWCQLLCFKLVWKGDLRFPRKNFFLLWLVETATGYRTTNCPSSSSKDQKFLQPLTTDLVTQGGCLSPPSEEHLHEHSQGFLDARQTMNHLQSSLQRSFSSLVQLTVKLPIVFIVMLFLSYVIIGSIVVLVFYLLITFIFAVPSLWLLCFFQPMLERLARDAIA; via the coding sequence ATGATTGTTACGGGAGAGGAAGACTCACTGGAATGTCCCATATGTTGGGAATCCTTCAACCTTGTGGAGAATGTACCTCATGTCCTCTGGTGTGGACACAGCCTCTGCAAGACATGTTTACTCTCCCTCCAACCAGCTGAGATCAAATTCCCAATTCTATCTATACACATACCAGTCCTCCTCTCATGTCCATGGTGCCAGCTTTTGTGCTTCAAGCTTGTCTGGAAAGGTGACCTCAGGTTCCCAAGGAAGAACTTCTTTCTCCTCTGGCTGGTTGAAACTGCAACAGGGTACCGGACAACGAATTGCCCGTCTTCATCTTCCAAGGATCAAAAATTTCTTCAGCCTTTAACTACTGATTTAGTTACTCAAGGTGGCTGCCTATCACCACCATCTGAAGAGCACCTCCATGAACATTCTCAGGGTTTCCTTGATGCAAGGCAAACAATGAACCATCTTCAATCATCGCTTCAAAGATCATTTTCGTCATTGGTACAACTAACAGTAAAGCTCCCAATTGTATTCATAGTCATGCTGTTCCTTAGTTATGTGATTATAGGTAGCATTGtagttttggttttttatttactGATCACATTTATATTTGCTGTGCCATCACTATGGCTACTCTGCTTCTTCCAACCCATGTTAGAAAGGTTGGCTAGAGATGCAATAGCTTGA